A single region of the Nocardioides sp. W7 genome encodes:
- a CDS encoding TldD/PmbA family protein, producing the protein MSTLSPQSFVEHAVATSIADDCVVLVHDKTGANLRWANNTLTTNGVMHGVTVTVISFVRTSAGVSTGSVSGSATTQAQVTALVEAADAAARAGTPAEDAADLPRDRVSPTWAEESVPTDVHVYDAFAPALGEAFGRATAADRVLYGFVNHEVTTMYLGSTTGLRLRHVQPTGHYGCTGKTADLTQSAWVGGATRDFTDVDALTMDAALEQRLGWGARQVALPAGRYDTILPPTAVADLMIDAYWYAGARVAWEGQSVYSRRGGGTRIGERIARPGVDLFSDPAYPGLECAPFVVASRSGNESSVFDNGLPLERTDWIRDGELTSLLQTRHSAAMTSQPVTPAVDNLVLSVDGAGGSVEDLVAGTERGLLLTCLWYIREVDPQTLLLTGLTRDGVYLVENGEITGSVNNFRFNESPVDLLNRFTHASATVPSFSREWGDDYFSRTATPALRVPDFNMSSVSQAQ; encoded by the coding sequence ATGAGCACCCTGTCCCCGCAGTCCTTCGTCGAGCACGCCGTGGCGACCAGCATCGCCGACGACTGCGTCGTACTCGTGCACGACAAGACCGGCGCCAACCTGCGCTGGGCCAACAACACCCTGACGACCAACGGCGTGATGCACGGCGTGACGGTCACGGTCATCTCCTTCGTCCGCACGTCCGCGGGAGTGTCGACGGGGTCGGTCAGCGGAAGCGCGACGACCCAGGCCCAGGTGACCGCGCTCGTGGAGGCCGCCGATGCGGCCGCCCGGGCCGGCACCCCCGCCGAGGACGCCGCCGACCTGCCCCGCGACCGGGTCTCCCCCACGTGGGCCGAGGAGTCGGTCCCCACCGACGTGCACGTGTACGACGCGTTCGCGCCCGCGCTGGGCGAGGCGTTCGGCCGGGCCACCGCCGCCGACCGGGTGCTCTACGGCTTCGTCAACCACGAGGTCACCACGATGTACCTCGGCTCGACCACGGGCCTGCGGCTGCGCCACGTCCAGCCGACCGGCCACTACGGCTGCACCGGCAAGACCGCCGACCTCACCCAGAGCGCCTGGGTGGGCGGTGCCACCCGGGACTTCACCGACGTCGACGCGCTGACCATGGACGCCGCGCTCGAGCAGCGGCTCGGCTGGGGCGCCCGCCAGGTCGCGCTGCCCGCCGGCCGCTACGACACGATCCTGCCGCCGACCGCGGTCGCCGACCTGATGATCGACGCCTACTGGTACGCCGGCGCCCGCGTGGCCTGGGAGGGCCAGTCGGTCTACAGCCGCCGGGGCGGCGGCACCCGGATCGGCGAGCGGATCGCCCGTCCCGGCGTCGACCTGTTCTCCGACCCGGCGTACCCCGGTCTGGAGTGCGCGCCGTTCGTCGTGGCCTCCCGGTCCGGCAACGAGTCGAGCGTCTTCGACAACGGTCTGCCGCTGGAGCGGACCGACTGGATCCGCGACGGCGAGCTGACCTCGCTGCTGCAGACCCGGCACTCGGCCGCCATGACGAGCCAGCCGGTGACCCCGGCGGTCGACAACCTGGTGCTCTCGGTCGACGGCGCCGGCGGCAGCGTCGAGGACCTGGTCGCGGGCACCGAGCGCGGCCTGCTCCTGACCTGCCTGTGGTACATCCGCGAGGTCGATCCGCAGACCCTGTTGCTGACGGGCCTGACCCGCGACGGCGTGTACCTGGTCGAGAACGGCGAGATCACGGGATCCGTCAACAACTTCCGGTTCAACGAGAGCCCGGTCGACCTGCTCAACCGGTTCACCCACGCCTCCGCGACGGTGCCGAGCTTCAGCCGGGAGTGGGGCGACGACTACTTCTCCCGCACCGCCACCCCGGCGCTGCGGGTGCCGGACTTCAACATGTCGAGCGTCTCGCAGGCCCAGTAG
- a CDS encoding TldD/PmbA family protein has protein sequence MSGQQVDPSFLSLPYRRLGDTALARAQELGASHADFRFERVRYQDLAVRDAVLQSASDREDLGFAVRVLHGGAWGFAAGVVLTDEEAVRVAETAVAVARVAAKMTPVPVELAPEPVHADVTWVSAYDLNPLDVPVAEKAAVLVGWTDRLRVGAAVDHASAYLMQVQENKYYADLTGTRTTQQRVRMQPGFEAMGAGADTFDSMSSIAPPVGRGWEYVVGGAPDSWDWDAEVAEVPELLAEKLKAPSVEAGSYDLVIHPSNLWLTIHESIGHATELDRALGYEANYAGTSFATYDKLGSLRYGSGVMNVTGDRTLPHGLATVGYDDEGVETQSWDIVRDGVLVGYQLDRAMGRMKPELAGPDLPDGRSNGCAYADSPGHIPIQRMANVSLQPAPDGPSTEELIGRVERGLYVVGDKSWSIDMQRFNFQFTAQRFYQIQDGELVGQVRDVAYQATTTEFWGSLEAVGGPETWVLGGAFNCGKAQPGQVASVSHGCPTSLFRGVNILNTTDEAGH, from the coding sequence ATGAGTGGCCAGCAGGTCGACCCCAGCTTCCTCTCGCTCCCCTACCGCCGCCTCGGCGACACCGCGTTGGCGCGGGCCCAGGAGCTCGGGGCGAGTCATGCCGACTTCCGCTTCGAGCGGGTCCGCTACCAGGACCTCGCGGTGCGAGACGCGGTGCTGCAGAGCGCCAGCGACCGCGAGGACCTCGGCTTCGCGGTCCGAGTCCTCCACGGCGGCGCCTGGGGCTTCGCCGCCGGCGTCGTGCTCACCGACGAGGAGGCCGTCCGGGTCGCCGAGACCGCCGTCGCCGTCGCCCGAGTGGCCGCGAAGATGACCCCGGTCCCGGTCGAGCTCGCACCCGAGCCGGTGCACGCCGACGTCACCTGGGTCTCGGCGTACGACCTCAACCCGCTCGACGTCCCGGTCGCCGAGAAGGCCGCGGTCCTGGTCGGCTGGACCGATCGGCTGCGCGTGGGCGCGGCGGTGGACCACGCGTCGGCGTACCTGATGCAGGTCCAGGAGAACAAGTACTACGCCGACCTGACCGGCACCCGCACCACCCAGCAGCGGGTCCGGATGCAGCCCGGCTTCGAGGCGATGGGCGCCGGCGCGGACACCTTCGACTCCATGTCGAGCATCGCGCCGCCCGTCGGCCGCGGCTGGGAGTACGTCGTCGGCGGCGCTCCGGACAGCTGGGACTGGGACGCCGAGGTCGCCGAGGTCCCCGAGCTGCTGGCCGAGAAGCTGAAGGCGCCGAGCGTCGAGGCGGGCAGCTACGACCTGGTGATCCACCCCAGCAACCTGTGGCTGACCATCCACGAGTCCATCGGCCACGCCACCGAGCTCGACCGCGCGCTCGGCTACGAGGCCAACTACGCCGGCACCTCGTTCGCGACCTACGACAAGCTCGGCAGCCTGCGCTACGGCAGCGGCGTGATGAACGTGACGGGCGACCGCACCCTCCCGCACGGCCTGGCCACGGTCGGGTACGACGACGAGGGTGTCGAGACCCAGTCGTGGGACATCGTCCGCGACGGCGTCCTGGTGGGCTATCAGCTGGACCGGGCGATGGGCCGGATGAAGCCCGAGCTCGCCGGTCCCGATCTCCCGGATGGTCGCTCCAACGGCTGCGCGTACGCCGACTCCCCCGGCCACATCCCCATCCAACGGATGGCCAACGTCAGCCTCCAGCCGGCACCCGACGGGCCGAGCACCGAGGAACTGATCGGTCGCGTCGAGCGCGGGCTGTACGTCGTCGGCGACAAGAGCTGGTCGATCGACATGCAGCGCTTCAACTTCCAGTTCACCGCCCAGCGCTTCTACCAGATCCAGGACGGCGAGCTGGTCGGCCAGGTCCGCGACGTCGCCTACCAGGCGACCACCACCGAGTTCTGGGGCTCGTTGGAGGCGGTCGGCGGACCCGAGACCTGGGTGCTGGGGGGCGCGTTCAACTGCGGCAAGGCCCAGCCCGGTCAGGTCGCCTCCGTCAGCCACGGCTGCCCGACGTCGCTGTTCCGCGGCGTCAACATCCTCAACACCACCGACGAGGCGGGCCACTGA
- a CDS encoding DUF4440 domain-containing protein produces the protein MATGKVLEWHDDEGWGVLSSERTPGGCWMHYSALVEDGYRRLAAGEQVRFVWESVDQDDYSFRAEAVWPAGTEPFDERCPDPDPLVEEAPGWYAYVPDPADAARHGVLASAEQRSAALVSGDPDNLLHLLHPNFTWTTHRGDVLDRASYVRANTEGSLRWLEQRLDDPRVVIVGSTGVHTCVVHDRVVCDGVELTFAMPVTQIWVEEQDRWRCVAGHAGPAR, from the coding sequence ATGGCGACCGGCAAGGTACTGGAGTGGCACGACGATGAGGGCTGGGGCGTTCTCTCGAGCGAACGGACACCCGGTGGTTGCTGGATGCACTACTCGGCCCTCGTGGAGGACGGCTACCGCCGCCTCGCTGCGGGCGAGCAGGTCCGCTTCGTCTGGGAGTCCGTCGACCAGGACGACTACTCGTTCCGGGCCGAGGCCGTGTGGCCCGCGGGCACCGAGCCGTTCGACGAGCGGTGCCCCGACCCCGATCCGCTCGTCGAGGAGGCGCCCGGCTGGTACGCCTACGTCCCGGACCCCGCCGACGCCGCGCGGCACGGCGTCCTGGCGTCGGCCGAGCAGCGATCGGCGGCCCTGGTGTCGGGCGACCCCGACAACCTGCTGCACCTGCTCCACCCGAACTTCACCTGGACCACCCACCGCGGCGACGTGCTCGACCGGGCGTCGTACGTCCGCGCCAACACCGAGGGCTCCTTGCGCTGGCTCGAGCAGCGCCTCGACGACCCCCGGGTCGTGATCGTGGGCAGCACCGGCGTGCACACCTGTGTCGTCCACGACCGGGTCGTCTGCGACGGCGTCGAGCTGACCTTCGCGATGCCGGTCACCCAGATCTGGGTGGAGGAGCAGGACCGCTGGCGCTGCGTCGCCGGCCACGCCGGGCCCGCGCGCTGA
- a CDS encoding SMC family ATPase produces MRLHHLEITAFGPFADTVEIDFDHLSGAGLFLLSGPTGAGKTSVLDAVCFALYGDVPGDRSTARRLRSDRAAPGVAPRVTLEATLSGRRFRLVRSPAWERPKKRGAGTTSQQASVTLSERVAGGWVPLSSRLDEAGHLISRLVGMNLTQFTQVAMLPQGRFQAFLRSRSEERHQLLQQLFRTGRFEDVERWLRDRRIDLRRSSEGVHQDVADLVSRFSESADTPLPDDWDVRDLTAHADDGTLASWAAELVAEARGSLSAATAATRVVAQAEQGARAALDAGRATADQQARVEAAAAEHGRLLAAADEHAGARVRVEAARRAATVVPLRRVAQDARRAHEQALTQVPPGTVRASVESDTAEVVESVARVRALQPRAERLAVLDRELTSLETRRDRVAAALQVSCRRADELPALVTDLRARLETARVAAAEVDSVAARLAAHEEVAALTVALERARVVHAEARELTLDLRSRALDVRQARLEGMAAEIAHGLAVGASCPVCGSHEHPHKAARSASAPDAAAERAAQKAADTAAADEHLRDVEARDLATRLGHAMSRAGDPTDLDDLRSRHASLADTAAVAPQIEASLGVAEAERTTVSEAVRRQEAEAAETAASLRLLGQEATMLRAEVDRVLDEAPHGTLADLLADLIGRERSGRALLRSLDARDAAAAAASEADRRSEEAAAEAGFDDAAAAVAAALPRDELDRLAARVADHERRLANAEAVLAEPGADQVGLFPAPDLRALTRAHARSLTALTAARTTEAAWANRVERLTLLAAELALALERWAPVRSELELTTRLSSFVEGKSADNRLQMRLSAYVLAYRLSQVVAAANERLARMSDQRYSLEHTGRRGAGETRGGLSLLVRDDWSGESRDPATLSGGETFVVSLALALGLADVITQETGGADLDTLFVDEGFGALDADTLDDVLDTLDSLRDGGRVVGVVSHVAEMRDRIPTQLVVSKFRTGSAVSVVG; encoded by the coding sequence ATGCGCCTCCACCACCTCGAGATCACCGCCTTCGGGCCGTTCGCCGACACCGTCGAGATCGACTTCGACCACCTGTCGGGCGCCGGCCTGTTCCTGCTCTCCGGTCCCACCGGCGCCGGCAAGACCAGCGTCCTCGATGCCGTCTGCTTCGCGCTGTACGGCGACGTCCCCGGCGACCGCAGCACCGCCCGGCGGCTGCGGTCCGACCGGGCCGCGCCCGGCGTCGCGCCGCGGGTCACGCTCGAGGCGACCCTGTCCGGCCGCCGGTTCCGGCTGGTCCGCTCGCCCGCCTGGGAGCGACCCAAGAAGCGGGGCGCCGGCACCACCAGCCAGCAGGCGTCGGTGACCCTCTCCGAGCGGGTCGCCGGTGGGTGGGTGCCGCTGTCCAGCCGGCTCGACGAGGCCGGCCATCTGATCAGCCGACTGGTCGGGATGAACCTCACCCAGTTCACCCAGGTCGCGATGCTGCCGCAGGGCCGGTTCCAGGCGTTCCTGCGCTCCCGGTCCGAGGAGCGCCACCAGCTGCTCCAGCAGCTCTTCCGCACCGGTCGGTTCGAGGACGTCGAGCGCTGGCTGCGTGATCGGAGGATCGACCTGCGCCGCTCCTCCGAGGGCGTCCACCAGGACGTCGCCGACCTGGTCAGCCGGTTCTCCGAGTCGGCGGACACCCCGCTCCCGGACGACTGGGACGTCCGCGACCTCACCGCCCATGCCGACGACGGGACCCTCGCGTCCTGGGCGGCCGAGCTGGTGGCCGAGGCCCGCGGCTCACTCTCCGCCGCCACCGCCGCGACCCGGGTCGTCGCCCAGGCCGAGCAGGGCGCCCGGGCCGCGCTGGACGCCGGCCGGGCGACCGCTGATCAGCAGGCCCGGGTCGAGGCCGCCGCCGCCGAGCACGGCCGGCTGCTCGCCGCGGCCGACGAGCACGCCGGCGCCCGGGTCCGGGTCGAGGCGGCCCGTCGCGCCGCCACCGTCGTACCTCTCCGGCGCGTCGCGCAGGACGCCCGACGCGCCCACGAGCAGGCGCTGACGCAGGTGCCACCGGGCACCGTCCGGGCGAGCGTCGAGTCCGACACCGCCGAGGTCGTCGAGAGCGTGGCCCGGGTCCGGGCCCTGCAGCCCCGGGCCGAGCGGCTGGCCGTGCTCGACCGGGAGCTGACCTCGCTCGAGACCCGGCGTGACCGCGTGGCCGCAGCCCTCCAGGTCTCCTGTCGGCGTGCCGACGAGCTGCCCGCGTTGGTCACCGACCTGCGCGCCCGGCTCGAGACCGCCCGGGTCGCCGCGGCCGAGGTCGACTCGGTGGCGGCGCGGCTCGCGGCGCACGAGGAGGTGGCCGCCCTCACCGTCGCCCTCGAGCGGGCGCGCGTCGTCCACGCCGAGGCGCGCGAGCTCACCCTGGACCTCCGAAGCCGGGCGCTCGACGTCCGCCAGGCCCGGCTCGAGGGCATGGCGGCCGAGATCGCGCACGGGCTCGCGGTCGGAGCCAGCTGTCCGGTGTGCGGCTCGCACGAGCATCCCCACAAGGCCGCGCGATCCGCGAGTGCGCCCGACGCCGCCGCCGAGCGGGCCGCCCAGAAGGCCGCCGACACGGCCGCGGCCGACGAGCACCTGCGCGACGTGGAGGCCCGCGACCTGGCGACCCGGCTCGGGCACGCCATGTCCCGTGCGGGCGATCCGACCGATCTCGACGACCTGCGTTCGCGTCACGCCTCCCTCGCCGACACTGCGGCCGTCGCCCCCCAGATCGAGGCGTCACTCGGCGTTGCCGAGGCCGAGCGCACCACGGTCTCCGAGGCGGTCCGTCGCCAGGAGGCCGAGGCCGCCGAGACCGCCGCCTCGCTCCGGCTGCTCGGCCAGGAGGCGACGATGCTCCGGGCTGAGGTCGACCGGGTGCTCGACGAAGCGCCCCACGGCACGCTCGCCGACCTGCTGGCCGATCTGATCGGCCGGGAGCGGTCCGGGCGGGCGCTGCTCCGCTCACTCGACGCCCGCGACGCGGCGGCCGCCGCCGCCAGCGAGGCGGACCGCCGGTCCGAGGAGGCCGCCGCCGAGGCCGGCTTCGACGACGCCGCCGCCGCAGTCGCCGCCGCCCTCCCCCGCGACGAGCTCGACCGGCTCGCAGCCCGGGTCGCCGACCACGAGCGGCGGCTGGCCAATGCGGAGGCGGTCCTCGCCGAGCCCGGTGCCGACCAGGTCGGCCTGTTCCCCGCACCCGACCTGCGGGCGCTGACCCGCGCCCACGCCCGCTCGCTGACCGCACTGACCGCGGCCCGCACCACCGAGGCCGCCTGGGCCAACCGGGTCGAGCGGCTCACCCTGCTGGCGGCCGAGCTCGCCCTCGCGCTCGAGCGCTGGGCGCCGGTGCGCTCCGAGCTGGAGCTGACCACCCGGCTGTCGAGCTTCGTCGAGGGCAAGTCCGCCGACAACCGGCTGCAGATGCGGCTCTCGGCGTACGTCCTGGCCTACCGACTCTCCCAGGTGGTCGCCGCCGCCAACGAGCGACTCGCGCGGATGAGCGACCAGCGCTACTCGTTGGAGCACACCGGCCGCAGGGGCGCCGGCGAGACCCGAGGGGGCCTCAGCCTGCTGGTCCGCGACGACTGGTCCGGCGAGTCACGCGACCCTGCGACGCTGTCGGGCGGCGAGACCTTCGTCGTCTCGCTTGCCCTGGCGCTGGGTCTGGCCGACGTGATCACCCAGGAGACCGGCGGCGCCGACCTGGACACCCTCTTCGTCGACGAGGGCTTCGGCGCGCTCGACGCCGACACCCTCGACGACGTCCTCGACACTCTCGACTCGCTGCGTGACGGCGGTCGGGTCGTCGGCGTCGTCAGCCACGTCGCGGAGATGCGCGACCGAATCCCGACGCAGCTGGTCGTCAGCAAGTTTCGCACCGGCTCGGCGGTCTCAGTGGTCGGTTGA
- a CDS encoding exonuclease SbcCD subunit D, with protein MRILHTSDWHLGRSFHREGMLTHQASYIDHLLEVVAAERVDLVVVAGDVYDRALPHVDAVRLADETLARLAASRAQVVLTSGNHDSAQRLGFSSRLIDAAGVYIRTDAGRVGTPVLLEDEHGPVAVHGIPYLDPDAVREPWGLAGRSHEAALTEAMRRVRADLADRSAATRSVVLAHAFVAGAQPSDSERDISVGGVSRVPTSVFDGVSYTALGHLHGPHTLTESVRYSGSPLAYSFSEADQHKGSWLVDLGAEGVISTTFVEAPVPRPLARLRGELESLLGDPGLAAHESAWLQVTLTDAARPTGAMERLRSRFPHTLVLGFEAAVPGLGSLPAERTHGRTDHDVAREFMTELRGTEPSDDETALLFRAVDACCDDSDVDTVLTEGD; from the coding sequence GTGCGCATCCTCCATACCTCCGACTGGCACCTGGGCCGGTCGTTCCACCGCGAGGGGATGCTCACCCACCAGGCGAGCTACATCGACCACCTGCTGGAGGTGGTCGCGGCCGAGCGGGTCGACCTGGTCGTGGTCGCGGGCGACGTCTACGACCGGGCACTCCCCCACGTCGACGCGGTCCGGCTCGCCGACGAGACCCTGGCCCGGCTGGCCGCGTCGCGCGCGCAGGTCGTGCTGACCAGCGGCAACCACGACTCCGCCCAGCGGCTCGGGTTCAGCTCCCGGCTGATCGACGCGGCCGGTGTCTACATCCGCACCGACGCCGGCCGCGTGGGCACCCCGGTGCTGCTGGAGGACGAGCACGGTCCGGTCGCCGTCCACGGCATCCCCTACCTCGACCCCGACGCGGTCCGCGAGCCCTGGGGGCTCGCCGGGCGCTCCCACGAGGCCGCCCTGACCGAGGCGATGCGTCGGGTCCGCGCCGACCTGGCCGACCGCTCGGCCGCGACCCGGTCGGTGGTGCTCGCCCACGCGTTCGTCGCGGGCGCGCAGCCGAGCGACTCCGAGCGCGACATCAGCGTCGGTGGCGTCTCCCGGGTGCCGACCTCGGTCTTCGACGGGGTCTCCTACACCGCGCTCGGCCACCTGCACGGTCCGCATACGCTCACCGAGTCCGTCCGCTACAGCGGCTCGCCGCTGGCCTACTCCTTCTCGGAGGCCGACCAGCACAAGGGGTCCTGGCTGGTCGACCTCGGCGCGGAGGGCGTCATCTCGACGACCTTCGTCGAGGCCCCGGTGCCGCGGCCGCTCGCCCGGCTGCGCGGCGAGCTGGAGTCGCTGCTGGGCGACCCCGGCCTGGCGGCCCACGAGAGCGCCTGGTTGCAGGTCACGCTGACCGACGCAGCGCGCCCGACCGGGGCGATGGAGCGGCTGCGCAGCCGGTTCCCGCACACGCTCGTGCTCGGCTTCGAGGCGGCCGTCCCCGGGCTCGGCAGCCTGCCCGCCGAGCGCACCCACGGCCGCACCGACCACGACGTCGCCCGCGAGTTCATGACCGAGCTCCGGGGCACGGAGCCGTCCGACGACGAGACGGCACTGCTCTTCCGGGCGGTCGACGCCTGCTGCGACGACTCCGACGTCGACACGGTCCTCACGGAGGGCGACTGA
- a CDS encoding formate dehydrogenase accessory sulfurtransferase FdhD gives MTARRPGPTVRTRVREFDEKAEREREDRLATEEPLEIRLAWPGAAARRVWVTMRTPGHDFELAAGWLRHEGIVEAGAAIRGVAYCTDEALTAEQEFNVVTVTLAGPPARDPGHRHDAASSGSSACGVCGKDSVAAVLDVPRGERWAGPVPPPEVVRTLPDRLGEQQQVFTRTGGVHAAALVDADGVVLVGREDIGRHNAVDKVTGARILGAAPEAGACLVVSGRAGFELVQKAVAAGTGSLVAVGAPSSLSVRLAEEAGLVLYGFVSADRCVRYA, from the coding sequence GTGACGGCCCGCCGTCCCGGCCCGACGGTCCGCACCCGGGTCCGGGAGTTCGACGAGAAGGCCGAGCGCGAGCGCGAGGACCGGCTGGCGACCGAGGAGCCGCTCGAGATCCGGCTGGCCTGGCCGGGAGCCGCCGCGCGGCGGGTGTGGGTGACGATGCGCACCCCTGGTCACGACTTCGAGCTCGCGGCCGGCTGGCTGCGGCACGAGGGGATCGTCGAGGCGGGCGCGGCGATCCGTGGGGTCGCCTACTGCACCGACGAGGCGCTGACTGCCGAGCAGGAGTTCAACGTCGTCACGGTGACGCTCGCCGGGCCGCCCGCGCGCGACCCGGGCCACCGCCACGACGCCGCGTCCAGCGGCTCGTCCGCGTGCGGGGTCTGCGGCAAGGACAGCGTGGCCGCGGTGCTCGACGTACCTCGTGGGGAGCGCTGGGCCGGGCCGGTCCCGCCGCCCGAGGTCGTCCGGACCCTGCCCGACCGGCTGGGCGAGCAGCAGCAGGTCTTCACCCGCACCGGCGGGGTGCACGCCGCGGCCCTCGTCGACGCGGACGGCGTGGTGCTCGTGGGCCGCGAGGACATCGGCCGGCACAACGCCGTCGACAAGGTGACCGGTGCCCGGATCCTGGGGGCCGCGCCCGAGGCCGGTGCCTGCCTGGTGGTCAGCGGTCGGGCCGGGTTCGAGCTGGTGCAGAAGGCCGTCGCCGCCGGCACCGGCTCGCTGGTCGCGGTCGGGGCGCCTTCCAGCCTGTCGGTGCGCCTGGCCGAGGAGGCCGGACTGGTGCTGTACGGCTTCGTCTCCGCCGACCGCTGCGTGCGCTACGCCTGA
- the pepN gene encoding aminopeptidase N — MTAPSRSLQHTEARARAALLTVEGYDVRLDLAADEATFGSVTTIAFTSRGGPTFVDLKPVRVNAIRFNGSPVDPDLLDRGRLPLESVEGSNELVVDAVMPFRNDGEGLHRSVDAADGRHYVYGMSFMDAAPTIFACFDQPDLKAPYTFHVTAPTDWTVLGNGAANQVEPGVWELATTHPLSTYFVTLVAGPYHLIEAEHDGIPLGLSARQSLAGALEKEADELLTLTRQSFDELHRLFGIRYPFGRYHQAFVPEFNAGAMENPGCVTFRDPMVFDTRVSRGQRITRATTVAHEMAHQWFGNIVTPRWWDDLWLNESVAEYLGNRVVADATEYADAWADNTYARRQWGLGADQGPGTHPVAGNGAVDAVAALQDFDGISYAKGATILRQLNTSLGDEVFLGGIVDHLERHRFGNATMHDLLGSWERAGAGDLGPLTEQWLTTAGADTIGLDRPAGLLRRTPPAGSAADRTHTLRVAIGGPDGWTDEQVVLTGSETSYDAGAAPLLIDPYGDTWAVTHPDEVTIAALKDRLADVTDPLLRAGIWDTVRSAVVDAVLDPADAVDLAVASFPVEDTEDTPHRSNARRTQPWVFQFLLPVSPAGSLERLHGATTGLLASLAPGSEHQLAAFRAAVKSATDPAVLRGWLAEAPAGIEADLDVRWRVLVRLAVLGGTDAAELDAELASDPTGLARVEHTRARASLPTPEAKEFAWARLTGDVTASNYEIEAAGLGLWQADQPELTGPYVDRYLAAVPGLAAVHKGWVLGEATEAFFPITVLDAGLVERARAAADTPGLEPAVRRRLLDVTDRLRRMLDVRAAYPS, encoded by the coding sequence GTGACCGCACCCTCTCGAAGTCTTCAGCACACGGAGGCCCGGGCCCGGGCCGCCCTCCTCACCGTCGAGGGGTACGACGTCCGGCTCGACCTCGCCGCCGACGAGGCCACCTTCGGGTCGGTCACCACGATCGCCTTCACCAGCCGGGGCGGCCCGACCTTCGTCGACCTCAAGCCGGTGCGGGTCAACGCGATCCGGTTCAACGGCTCCCCGGTCGACCCCGACCTCCTCGACCGCGGCCGGCTGCCGCTGGAGTCCGTCGAGGGGTCGAACGAGCTGGTCGTCGACGCCGTGATGCCGTTCCGCAACGACGGCGAGGGCCTGCACCGCAGCGTGGACGCCGCCGACGGGCGCCACTACGTCTACGGCATGTCGTTCATGGACGCCGCCCCCACGATCTTCGCCTGCTTCGACCAGCCGGACCTGAAGGCGCCGTACACCTTCCACGTCACTGCGCCGACCGACTGGACGGTGCTCGGCAACGGCGCGGCGAACCAGGTGGAGCCGGGGGTGTGGGAGCTCGCGACGACCCACCCGCTGTCGACGTACTTCGTCACCCTGGTCGCCGGGCCGTACCACCTGATCGAGGCCGAGCACGACGGCATCCCGCTCGGCCTGAGCGCCCGGCAGAGCCTCGCCGGCGCCCTGGAGAAGGAGGCCGACGAGCTGCTGACCCTGACCCGGCAGTCGTTCGACGAGCTGCACCGGCTGTTCGGGATCCGCTACCCGTTCGGCCGCTACCACCAGGCCTTCGTGCCGGAGTTCAACGCCGGGGCGATGGAGAACCCCGGCTGCGTGACCTTCCGCGACCCGATGGTCTTCGACACCCGGGTCAGCCGCGGCCAGCGCATCACCCGGGCCACCACGGTCGCGCACGAGATGGCGCACCAGTGGTTCGGCAACATCGTGACGCCGCGCTGGTGGGACGACCTGTGGCTCAACGAGTCGGTCGCGGAGTACCTCGGCAACCGGGTCGTCGCCGACGCCACCGAGTACGCCGACGCCTGGGCGGACAACACCTACGCCCGCCGGCAGTGGGGGCTGGGCGCCGACCAGGGGCCCGGCACCCACCCCGTGGCCGGCAACGGAGCGGTCGACGCGGTCGCCGCGCTGCAGGACTTCGACGGGATCTCCTACGCCAAGGGCGCGACCATCCTGCGCCAGCTCAACACCTCGCTCGGAGACGAGGTGTTCCTCGGTGGCATCGTCGACCACCTGGAGCGGCACCGCTTCGGCAACGCGACCATGCACGACCTGCTCGGCAGCTGGGAGCGCGCCGGCGCCGGCGACCTCGGCCCGCTCACCGAGCAGTGGCTGACGACGGCCGGCGCGGACACGATCGGCCTGGACCGGCCGGCCGGCCTCCTGCGTCGTACTCCCCCGGCCGGCAGTGCCGCCGACCGCACCCACACCCTCCGGGTGGCGATCGGCGGGCCGGACGGCTGGACCGACGAGCAGGTCGTCCTCACCGGCTCGGAGACGTCGTACGACGCGGGCGCCGCGCCGCTGCTGATCGACCCGTACGGCGACACCTGGGCGGTCACCCACCCGGACGAGGTGACGATCGCGGCGCTGAAGGACAGACTCGCGGACGTCACCGACCCGCTGCTGCGCGCCGGCATCTGGGACACCGTCCGCTCCGCGGTCGTCGACGCCGTGCTCGACCCCGCCGACGCCGTCGACCTGGCGGTCGCGTCGTTCCCCGTCGAGGACACCGAGGACACGCCGCACCGCAGCAACGCCCGGCGCACCCAGCCGTGGGTCTTCCAGTTCCTGCTGCCGGTCTCCCCGGCCGGGTCGCTGGAGCGGTTGCACGGCGCGACGACCGGCCTCCTGGCATCGCTCGCCCCGGGCTCCGAGCACCAGCTCGCGGCGTTCCGCGCCGCCGTCAAGTCGGCCACCGACCCCGCGGTGCTGCGTGGCTGGCTGGCCGAGGCGCCGGCCGGCATCGAGGCCGATCTCGACGTCCGCTGGCGGGTGCTGGTCCGGCTGGCCGTCCTCGGTGGCACCGACGCCGCCGAGCTGGACGCCGAGCTCGCCTCCGACCCCACCGGCCTCGCCCGGGTCGAGCACACCCGGGCCCGGGCGTCGCTGCCGACCCCGGAGGCCAAGGAGTTCGCCTGGGCCCGGCTCACCGGTGACGTCACCGCCAGCAACTACGAGATCGAGGCGGCCGGCCTGGGGCTCTGGCAGGCCGACCAGCCCGAGCTCACCGGGCCCTACGTCGACCGTTACCTCGCCGCCGTCCCCGGGCTCGCCGCCGTGCACAAGGGCTGGGTGCTGGGCGAGGCGACCGAGGCGTTCTTCCCGATCACCGTGCTGGACGCCGGTCTCGTCGAGCGGGCGCGCGCGGCCGCCGACACGCCCGGCCTCGAGCCCGCCGTACGACGCCGGCTGCTCGACGTCACCGACCGGCTGCGGCGGATGCTCGACGTCCGCGCGGCGTACCCCTCGTGA